A genomic region of Canis aureus isolate CA01 chromosome 16, VMU_Caureus_v.1.0, whole genome shotgun sequence contains the following coding sequences:
- the LOC144285246 gene encoding olfactory receptor-like protein DTMT yields MKMGNRTVISEFILLGLPIDPDQRDLFYALFLAMYVTTVLGNLLIIVLIHLDSHLHTPMYLFLSNLSFSDLCFSSVTMPKFLQNMQSQVPSIPYAGCLTQMYFFLLFADLESFLLVAMAYDRYVAICFPLHYTTIMSPKLCFSLLMLSWVLTTFISLLHTLLMARLSFCADNVIPHFFCDMSALLKLACSDIQINEMVIFVLGGLIIFVPFLLISLSYAWIVSSILKVPSARGICKAFSTCGSHLSVVSLFYGTIIGLYLCPSANNSTVKETIMAVMYTVITPMLNPFIYSLRNQDIKGGLGRVFSKWTIQLSLG; encoded by the coding sequence ATGAAAATGGGCAACCGAACTGTCATCTCAGAATTCATCCTGCTGGGCCTGCCCATTGATCCAGATCAGCGAGACCTGTTCTACGCCCTGTTCCTGGCCATGTATGTTACCACCGTCCTGGGGAACCTACTCATCATTGTCCTCATTCACCTGGACTCGCACCTCCACACACCCATGTATTTGTTTCTCAGCAATTTATCCttctctgacctctgcttctcttctgtcaCAATGCCCAAATTCCTGCAGAACATGCAGAGTCAAGTCCCGTCCATCCCCTATGCTGGCTGCCTGACCCAAATGTACTTCTTCCTGCTTTTTGCAGACCTGGAGAGCTTCCTCCTGGTGgccatggcctatgaccgctatgtggccatctgcttCCCCCTGCACTACACCACCATCATGAGCCCCAAGCTCTGTTTCTCCTTGTTGATGCTGTCCTGGGTGCTGACCACTTTTATCTCTCTTTTGCACACCCTACTCATGGCTCGGCTATCTTTCTGTGCTGATAATGTGATCCCTCACTTTTTCTGTGACATGTCAGCTCTGCTAAAGTTGGCCTGCTCTGACATTCAGATAAATGAAATGGTGATATTTGTCTTGGGAGGGCTCATCATTTTTGTTCCGTTTCTGTTGATCTCTTTATCCTATGCATGGATTGTGTCCTCCATCCTCAAAGTCCCTTCTGCTAGGGGCATCTGCAAGGCCTTCTCCACCTGTGGCTCCCACCTCTCAGTGGTGTCTCTCTTCTATGGGACAATCATTGGTCTCTACTTGTGCCCCTCAGCTAATAATTCTACCGTTAAGGAGACTATCATGGCTGTTATGTACACTGTGATTACCCCCATGCTGAATCCCTTTATTTACAGCCTGAGGAATCAGGACATAAAAGGAGGCTTGGGAAGAGTCTTTTCAAAGTGGACAATTCAGCTTTCTTTGGGATAG
- the LOC144285899 gene encoding olfactory receptor-like protein DTMT: MKMGNRTVISEFILLGLPIDPDQRDLFYALFLAMYVTTILGNLLIIVLIHLDSHLHTPMYLFLSNLSFSDLCFSSVTMPKLLQNMQSQVPSIPYAGCLTQMYFFLFFGDLESFLLVAMAYDRYVAICFPLHYTTIMSPKLCFSLLVLSWVLTMFHAVLHTLLMARLCFCANTIPHFFCDISALLKLACSDTQVNELVIFIMGGLILVIPFLLIITSYARIVSSILKVPSAIGICKVFSTCGSHLSVVSLFYGTVIGLYLCPSANNSTVKETIMAMMYTVVTPMLNPFIYSLRNKDMKGALRRVICRKKITFSV; the protein is encoded by the coding sequence CATTGATCCAGATCAGCGAGACCTGTTCTACGCCCTGTTCCTGGCCATGTATGTTACCACCATCCTGGGGAACCTACTCATCATTGTCCTCATTCACCTGGACTCGCACCTCCACACACCCATGTATTTGTTTCTCAGCAATTTATCCttctctgacctctgcttctcttctgtcaCAATGCCCAAGTTGCTGCAGAACATGCAGAGCCAAGTCCCGTCCATCCCCTATGCTGGCTGCCTGACCCAAATGtacttcttcctgttttttgGAGATCTGGAGAGCTTCCTCCTGGTGgccatggcctatgaccgctatgtggccatctgcttCCCCCTACACTACACCACCATCATGAGCCCCAAGCTCTGTTTCTCCCTGTTGGTGCTGTCATGGGTGCTGACCATGTTCCATGCTGTATTACACACTCTGTTAATGGCCAGATTGTGTTTTTGTGCCAACACAATCCCCCACtttttctgtgatatttctgCTCTGCTGAAGCTGGCCTGCTCTGACACTCAAGTTAATGAGTTGGTGATATTCATCATGGGAGGGCTCATTCTCGTGATCCCATTCCTGCTCATCATCACGTCTTATGCACGGATTGTGTCCTCCATCCTCAAGGTTCCTTCTGCCATAGGCATCTGCAAGGTCTTCTCCACCTGTGGCTCCCACCTCTCAGTGGTGTCTCTCTTCTATGGGACAGTTATTGGTCTCTATTTATGCCCATCAGCTAATAATTCTACTGTTAAGGAGACTATCATGGCTATGATGTACACTGTGGTCACCCCCATGCTGAACCCCTTCATCTACAGCCTGAGGAATAAAGACATGAAGGGAGCCCTGAGAAGAGTCATTTGTAGAAAGAAAATTACCTTCTCTGTGTGA
- the OR1R1 gene encoding olfactory receptor OR1R1, whose amino-acid sequence MAPGNATAAAEFLLLGLLDGADVHPLLFLLFLGVYLLNALGNLTMVVVVRWDEALRCPMYYFLGHLSLVDVCFASVTLPRLLAGLLHPGQAVSFQGCFAQMYFFVALGITESYLLAAMAYDRAVAVCRPLHYRAVLTPGRCAALVAASWAVAHLHSLLHTLLISALSYPRPAAVRHFFCDMTVMLSLATSDTAAAETAVFSEGLAVVLTPLLLVSLSYARILGAVLGLRSAGGRRRAFSTCGAHLVVVSLFFGSVLSVYFRPSSAYSARYDRLASVVYAVLTPTLNPFIYSLRNREVKGALKRGLGWRAASQDL is encoded by the coding sequence ATGGCCCCGGGCAATGCCACGGCAGCCGCCGAGTTCCTCCTCCTGGGCCTGCTGGATGGAGCCGACGTCCACCCGCTGCTCTTCCTGCTTTTCCTCGGTGTCTACTTGCTCAACGCGCTGGGCAACCTgaccatggtggtggtggtgaggtggGATGAGGCCCTCCGCTGCCCCATGTACTACTTCTTGGGCCACCTAAGCCTCGTGGACGTGTGCTTCGCTAGCGTCACGCTCCCCAGGCTGCTGGCCGGCCTGCTCCACCCGGGCCAGGCCGTGTCCTTCCAGGGATGCTTTGCCCAGATGTACTTCTTCGTGGCCCTGGGCATCACGGAGAGCTACCTGCTGGCAGCCATGGCCTACGACCGCGCGGTGGCCGTCTGCCGGCCGCTGCACTACCGGGCGGTGCTGACGCCGGGGCGCTGCGCCGCGCTGGTGGCCGCGTCCTGGGCGGTGGCCCACCTGCACTCGCTGCTGCACACGCTGCTCATCTCCGCGCTCTCCtacccgcgccccgccgccgtgCGCCACTTCTTCTGCGACATGACGGTGATGCTGAGCTTGGCGACCTCGGACACGGCGGCCGCGGAGACTGCCGTCTTCTCCGAGGGCCTGGCCGTGGTGCTCACCCCGCTGCTCCTCGTGTCGCTCTCCTACGCGCGCATCCTCGGCGCGGTGCTGGGACTGCGGTCGGCCGGGGGCCGGCGCCGCGCCTTCTCCACCTGCGGGGCCCACCTGGTGGTGGTGTCGCTCTTCTTCGGCTCTGTCCTTTCCGTCTACTTCCGGCCCTCGTCCGCCTACTCAGCGCGCTACGACCGCCTGGCCAGCGTGGTCTATGCGGTGCTCACACCCACCTTGAACCCTTTCATCTACAGCCTTCGCAACAGGGAGGTCAAGGGCGCCCTGAAAAGGGGACTCGGGTGGAGGGCTGCGTCCCAAGACTTGTGA